Proteins found in one Danaus plexippus chromosome 3 unlocalized genomic scaffold, MEX_DaPlex mxdp_25, whole genome shotgun sequence genomic segment:
- the LOC116769713 gene encoding phenoloxidase subunit 1-like, whose translation MSDAKQNLLLFFDRPTEPCFMQKGEEKATFELPANYYPDKYKSASSTLGNRFGADANRRIPVRNISLPNLSLPMELGYNEQFSLFVPKHRKMAGNLIDIFMNMRNVDDLVSVCSYCQMRINPYMFNYCLSVAILHRDDTKGLNIPTFAETFPDKFMDPRVFRKAREVSTVVLPGNRLPVVIPQNYTASDSEPEQRVAYFREDIGLNLHHWHWHLVYPFDAADRSIVDKDRRGELFYYMHQQIIARYSVERMCNGLSRPKRYNNFREPIAEGYFPKLDSQVASRAWPPRFAGSTIRDLDRPVDQIRADVSELETWRDRFIQAIEDMAVLLPNGRKVPLDEETGMDVLGNLMESSIISRNRGFYGDLHNMGHVFISYSHDPDHRNLEQFGVMGDSATAMRDPVFYRWHAYIDDIFQLYKNKLTPYSNDKFDFPGIRVQSVGISSGSGPDRLSTQWEQSTLELGRGLDFTPRGSVLAKFTHLQHDEFNYVIEVNNTSGAGVMGTVRLFMAPVNDETGKPLNFDEQRRLMVEMDKFTHAIPAGSSTIRRASTQSSVTIPYERTFRAQSSRPGDPGSAEAAEFDFCGCGWPHHLLIPKGTTRGYPVVLFCMISNWNDDRVVQDLVGTCNDAASYCGIRDRKYPDRRPMGFPFDRPSRASSLQDFLTPNMATKPCTIVFSDNVRVRSAR comes from the exons ATGTCGGACGCCAAGCAAAACCTCCTACTATTCTTCGATCGGCCCACTGAGCCTTGTTTCATGCAGAAGGGCGAAGAGAAGGCGACCTTTGAATTACCCGCCAACTACTAC ccTGATAAATACAAGTCAGCGAGTTCGACGTTAGGAAATCGTTTTGGTGCAGATGCAAACCGCCGTATTCCGGTCCGAAACATTTCACTTCCCAATCTCTCGCTGCCCATGGAGTTAGGTTACAATGAACAGTTTTCGCTCTTTGTGCCCAAGCACAGGAAGATGGCTGGCAACCTCATTGACATTTTTATGA atatgcGTAATGTGGATGACCTAGTATCAGTGTGTTCTTATTGTCAGATGAGGATCAATCCTTATATGTTTAACTACTGCCTCTCAGTCGCCATATTACACAG GGATGACACAAAGGGTTTGAATATCCCAACCTTCGCGGAGACCTTCCCTGACAAGTTCATGGACCCTCGCGTTTTCCGAAAGGCTCGCGAAGTCAGCACCGTCGTACTACCTGGAAATAGG CTGCCAGTTGTTATACCTCAAAACTATACAGCATCGGATTCTGAGCCAGAGCAACGTGTAGCTTACTTCCGTGAAGATATTGGACTGAATTTGCACCATTGGCATTGGCACCTCGTGTACCCCTTCGACGCAGCTGACAGGAGCATCGTCGATAAGGACCGAAGGGGGGAACTGTTCTATTACATGCACCAGCAAATCATCGCTAG GTATAGTGTAGAGCGCATGTGCAATGGTTTATCACGTCCAAAACGATACAACAACTTCCGGGAGCCCATCGCCGAAGGTTATTTCCCCAAACTGGACTCACAAGTAGCCAGTCGTGCGTGGCCTCCACG ctTTGCTGGTTCAACCATCCGTGACCTAGACCGTCCCGTGGACCAAATCAGAGCGGATGTGTCTGAGTTGGAAACATGGAGAGACAGATTCATACAGGCTATTGAAGATATGGCGGTCCTTCTG CCTAATGGCCGTAAAGTGCCATTGGACGAAGAGACAGGTATGGATGTCCTTGGAAACCTGATGGAGTCTTCTATCATTAGCCGAAACCGTGGATTCTATGGAGACCTTCACAATATGGGACATGTTTTCATCAGCTACTCCCACGATCCTGACCACAGAAATCTG GAACAATTTGGTGTGATGGGCGACTCTGCAACGGCTATGCGTGATCCTGTGTTCTATCGTTGGCACGCCTATATCGATGACATCTTCCAACTGTACAAGAACAAACTAACGCCGTACTCCAATGATAAG TTTGACTTCCCTGGCATCCGTGTGCAATCCGTCGGCATTTCTTCCGGCTCGGGTCCGGACCGTCTATCGACGCAGTGGGAGCAGAGCACATTAGAGCTTGGAAGAGGGCTGGATTTCACGCCACGTGGTTCAGTGCTCGCAAAGTTCACGCATCTGCAACATGATGAATTCAATTATGT TATTGAAGTTAATAATACGAGTGGAGCTGGAGTGATGGGAACAGTTCGTCTGTTTATGGCACCCGTCAACGATGAGACAGGAAAGCCTTTGAACTTCGATGAACAGAGGAGGCTAATGGTGGAAATGGACAAGTTTACACATGCCA TCCCTGCTGGTTCATCAACCATCCGTCGCGCGAGCACTCAATCATCGGTAACTATTCCATATGAGCGGACATTCCGCGCTCAATCTTCTCGCCCTGGAGACCCGGGTTCTGCAGAAGCTGCCGAGTTTGACTTCTGTGGTTGCGGTTGGCCCCACCACCTGCTAATACCCAAGGGTACCACCAGAGGATACCCAGTCGTGCTATTTTGTATGATCTCTAATTGGAATGATGACAGA GTGGTTCAAGACTTAGTTGGTACATGCAACGATGCAGCTTCCTACTGTGGTATCCGAGACCGAAAGTACCCTGATCGCCGACCAATGGGATTCCCCTTCGACCGTCCATCCCGAGCTAGCTCGCTCCAGGACTTTTTAACTCCCAATATGGCCACCAAGCCATGCACTATTGTCTTCAGTGACAACGTCAGGGTTCGTTCCGCCCGGTAA